Proteins encoded by one window of Lates calcarifer isolate ASB-BC8 linkage group LG7_1, TLL_Latcal_v3, whole genome shotgun sequence:
- the mrps10 gene encoding LOW QUALITY PROTEIN: probable 28S ribosomal protein S10, mitochondrial (The sequence of the model RefSeq protein was modified relative to this genomic sequence to represent the inferred CDS: inserted 1 base in 1 codon; deleted 1 base in 1 codon) — MAAPVVLRRELFSLARILTGISHLGPRALGTCSGHGKCNIIRSHLPLTSSTSFHTATVFSSTPSITVTEEPDLLFQKVSVLVKXHDRAVLDSYEFFATLAAQELGITISKVYEPPRDIERFTLLKSVHIHKKHRVQYEMRTHFRCIELSHLTGCTARAYLEYIQRNLPEGVAMEVTKTAMEKVPDHILEPMWKDHPVDNKPSQ, encoded by the exons ATGGCGGCCCCCGTGGTCCTCAGGCGAGAA CTGTTTTCTTTGGCAAGGATACTCACAGGAATCTCACATTTG ggACCGAGAGCTTTGGGTACCTGTTCAGGTCACGGGAAATGTAATATAATCAG gtCCCATCTCCCCCTGACATCCAGCACTTCCTTCCACACAGCAACAGTGTTTTCGTCAACACCATCA ATCACTGTCACAGAGGAGCCTGATCTACTGTTTCAGAAGGTGTCCGTTCTGGTCA GTCATGACAGGGCTGTCTTGGACAGCTATGAGTTTTTTGCCACCTTGGCAGCTCAAGAGCTGGGCATCACCATCAGCAAAGT TTATGAACCTCCCAGGGATATAGAAAGGTTTACACTCCTGAAGTCAGTGCACATCCACAAAAAACACAGGGTCCAGTATGAGATGAGGACACACTTCCGGTGCATTGAG TTGTCTCATTTAACGGGCTGCACAGCCCGGGCATACCTCGAATATATCCAGAGGAACCTCCCAGAAGGTGTAGCTATGGAGGTGACAAAG ACTGCCATGGAGAAGGTTCCAGATCACATCCTTGAGCCCATGTGGAAGGACCACCCCGTTGACAACAAGCCCAGCCAGTGA